Proteins encoded together in one Ipomoea triloba cultivar NCNSP0323 chromosome 4, ASM357664v1 window:
- the LOC116017256 gene encoding mitochondrial import receptor subunit TOM9-1-like: MASKGKSSGGSSDRSIISRVSDSSIVRKGKSAACDAAYVGKRLAKSTGKAAWIAATTLLIIAVPLIIVMDREQQLNELDLQQASLLGTPSVGPPQK, translated from the coding sequence ATGGCATCTAAAGGCAAATCCAGCGGCGGCAGCAGCGATCGCTCCATAATTTCTCGCGTCTCCGACTCCTCAATAGTCCGCAAAGGCAAGAGCGCCGCCTGTGACGCCGCCTACGTGGGGAAGCGCTTGGCCAAGAGCACTGGCAAGGCGGCGTGGATCGCCGCCACCACTCTCCTCATCATCGCCGTCCCACTCATCATTGTAATGGACCGTGAACAGCAGCTCAACGAGCTCGATCTCCAGCAGGCCAGCCTCCTCGGTACTCCCTCCGTTGGTCCACCACAAAAGTAA
- the LOC116015742 gene encoding putative pentatricopeptide repeat-containing protein At5g52630: protein MANDDESGVGGDPRRAHARAITTGDAATNRGALNNLITLYSKSGRRCEALRVFQSIPSPNVVSWTCLISTFHDSTLSFRHFLSMLRHILPNNRTLAALFKTCASLSALSFGLQVHSLARKLGLSSDPFTASALVSFYCKVGFVDHARKVFDEMLDRDEVCFSSMVVGLAQNSRPIEALSYFAEMRRAGVASTMYSVSGALRAASEMAMFEQCRILHGHTVMTGLDLNVVVGSALIDGYGRCGLVREARAMFDELEMVLNVVGWSTMMSGYAQQGDFKNVIELLGSMQERGMKPDHYSFLAVLTAFYHAGLAEEAERWFGRMKEEYGLEPWLEHYTCLIGAMGKAGELESAETLALTMPFKPDAAVWRALLSTSAYHGKTDFAWKMRDKLLEINPNDDSAYVLLANAFASAGRWDEVKEEWKTMKDKRVRKEGGRSWIEVCGEVHVFLAEDRTHERRDEIYGKLAELMEGIERLGYVPVWNEMLHEVDEKQKREALWYHSEKLALAFGLLSGSTPPGKPLRIVKNLRICRDCHEAFKYISRVVDREIIVRDVNRYHTFLNGSCTCGDNW, encoded by the coding sequence ATGGCTAACGACGATGAGTCTGGGGTGGGAGGCGACCCGCGACGCGCCCACGCGCGGGCCATCACAACCGGCGACGCGGCGACCAACCGCGGGGCGCTCAACAATCTCATCACTCTCTACTCCAAGTCCGGCCGCCGCTGCGAAGCCCTCCGAGTCTTTCAATCCATCCCTTCCCCCAATGTGGTTTCATGGACTTGTCTCATCTCCACATTCCACGATTCAACGCTCTCCTTCCGCCACTTCCTTTCCATGCTGCGCCATATCCTCCCCAACAACCGTACTTTAGCCGCCCTCTTCAAAACCTGCGCCTCCCTTTCTGCTCTCTCCTTCGGCCTCCAGGTCCACTCCTTGGCGCGCAAGCTGGGGCTCTCGTCCGACCCGTTTACGGCGTCTGCGCTCGTTTCTTTTTACTGCAAGGTGGGGTTTGTTGATCACGCACggaaggtgttcgatgaaatgcttGACAGAGATGAGGTTTGTTTCTCGTCCATGGTTGTTGGTTTGGCGCAGAATTCGAGACCTATTGAGGCTTTGTCTTATTTTGCTGAGATGAGGAGGGCTGGGGTGGCGTCCACTATGTACAGTGTTTCGGGGGCATTAAGGGCTGCTTCCGAGATGGCTATGTTTGAGCAGTGTAGAATACTTCATGGGCATACAGTGATGACCGGCCTGGATTTGAATGTTGTTGTGGGTAGTGCCCTGATTGATGGGTATGGGAGATGTGGGCTTGTTAGGGAGGCTCGCgccatgtttgatgaattggaAATGGTGTTGAATGTGGTGGGATGGAGCACGATGATGTCCGGGTATGCACAACAAGGGGATTTCAAGAATGTGATCGAGCTTCTCGGGTCGATGCAAGAACGAGGCATGAAACCTGATCACTACAGCTTTTTAGCTGTTTTGACTGCATTTTATCATGCAGGATTGGCTGAAGAGGCAGAAAGATGGTTCGGGAGGATGAAGGAAGAGTACGGTTTGGAGCCCTGGCTCGAGCATTATACATGTTTGATTGGTGCTATGGGCAAAGCGGGCGAACTGGAATCAGCTGAGACGCTCGCATTGACAATGCCATTCAAGCCGGATGCAGCTGTCTGGCGTGCGTTGTTATCAACGAGTGCGTATCATGGGAAGACCGACTTCGCTTGGAAGATGCGAGACAAATTGTTGGAGATCAACCCTAATGACGATTCGGCTTATGTCCTTTTAGCAAATGCGTTTGCAAGTGCGGGGAGGTGGGACGAGGTGAAGGAAGAGTGGAAGACAATGAAGGACAAGAGAGTAAGGAAGGAAGGCGGGAGGAGTTGGATTGAAGTCTGTGGGGAGGTTCATGTGTTTTTGGCCGAGGATAGGACGCATGAAAGGAGGGACGAGATTTATGGAAAGTTAGCTGAGTTGATGGAAGGCATTGAAAGGCTAGGATATGTGCCTGTGTGGAATGAAATGCTGCACGAAGTAGACGAGAAGCAAAAAAGAGAAGCACTTTGGTATCACAGTGAGAAGCTGGCACTTGCATTCGGTCTGTTGAGTGGATCAACTCCGCCCGGTAAACCTCTGAGAATTGTGAAAAATTTGAGGATATGCAGGGATTGCCATGAAGCTTTCAAGTATATTAGCAGGGTAGTAGACAGGGAGATTATAGTCAGGGATGTTAATAGATACCATACATTCTTGAATGGTAGTTGTACTTGTGGGGATAACTGGTAA